The following proteins are co-located in the Frigidibacter mobilis genome:
- a CDS encoding argininosuccinate lyase codes for MTRMAILALLALAACGADGPPVAPSEAPGVTVSGTVEFGVTGRG; via the coding sequence ATGACACGGATGGCAATTCTGGCGCTGCTGGCGCTGGCGGCCTGCGGGGCCGATGGCCCGCCGGTGGCCCCGTCGGAGGCGCCCGGGGTGACGGTGAGCGGGACGGTGGAGTTCGGGGTGACCGGGCGGGGGTGA
- the argH gene encoding argininosuccinate lyase: MTDSAKENHPSNQMWGGRFAAGPDAIMEAINASISFDKRLYAQDIRGSRAHAAMLAATGIVTDSDAAAIREGLLTVLSEIEGGNFPFRVALEDIHMNVEARLKEIIGEPAGRLHTARSRNDQVATDFRLWVREQCDAAMQGLQALIGALLGQAEAGAGWVMPGFTHLQTAQPVTWGHHMMAYVEMFGRDMSRFADARARMNESPLGAAALAGTSFPIDRHMTAEALGFDRPMANSLDAVSDRDFALEFLSASSICAMHLSRFAEELVIWSSAQFRFVALSDRFSTGSSIMPQKKNPDAAELIRAKIGRILGATVALFTVMKGLPLAYSKDMQEDKEQVFDAADTLMLALAAMEGMVRDMTARVENLERAAASGFSTATDLADWLVRELGLPFREAHHVTGALVALAEAKGCDLPELTLAEMQSAHAGIRQDVYSVLGVHNSVASRQSYGGTAPDQVRAQVVRWRERLGEVQ, translated from the coding sequence ATGACCGACAGCGCCAAGGAAAACCATCCCTCCAACCAGATGTGGGGCGGGCGTTTCGCCGCAGGGCCGGACGCGATCATGGAGGCGATCAACGCCTCGATCTCGTTCGACAAGCGACTTTACGCGCAGGATATCCGCGGCAGCCGGGCCCATGCGGCCATGCTGGCAGCGACAGGCATCGTCACGGATAGCGACGCGGCGGCGATCCGGGAAGGCCTGCTCACGGTGTTGTCAGAAATCGAGGGCGGGAACTTCCCGTTCCGGGTGGCGCTGGAAGACATCCACATGAACGTGGAGGCGCGGCTGAAGGAGATCATCGGCGAGCCGGCGGGGCGGCTGCACACGGCGCGCAGCCGCAACGACCAGGTGGCGACCGATTTCCGGCTCTGGGTGCGCGAGCAATGCGATGCGGCGATGCAGGGCCTGCAGGCGCTGATCGGCGCGCTGCTGGGGCAGGCCGAGGCGGGGGCGGGCTGGGTGATGCCGGGCTTCACGCATCTGCAGACCGCGCAGCCGGTGACATGGGGCCATCACATGATGGCCTATGTCGAGATGTTCGGGCGCGACATGAGCCGTTTTGCCGATGCCAGGGCACGGATGAACGAAAGCCCGCTGGGGGCGGCGGCGCTGGCCGGAACCTCGTTCCCCATCGACCGGCACATGACGGCCGAGGCGCTTGGCTTCGACCGGCCGATGGCCAACAGCCTTGATGCGGTCAGCGACCGGGATTTCGCGCTGGAGTTCCTCTCCGCCTCCTCGATCTGCGCGATGCACCTGAGCCGGTTCGCCGAAGAGCTGGTGATCTGGTCCTCGGCGCAGTTCCGTTTCGTGGCGCTGTCGGACAGGTTCTCGACCGGGTCCTCGATCATGCCGCAGAAGAAGAACCCGGATGCGGCAGAGCTGATCCGCGCCAAGATCGGGCGGATCCTGGGGGCCACGGTGGCGCTGTTCACGGTGATGAAGGGGCTGCCGCTGGCCTATTCCAAGGACATGCAGGAAGACAAGGAACAGGTCTTCGACGCTGCCGACACGCTGATGCTGGCGCTGGCGGCGATGGAGGGCATGGTGCGCGACATGACGGCGCGGGTCGAGAACCTGGAGAGGGCGGCGGCGAGCGGCTTTTCGACGGCGACCGACCTGGCCGACTGGCTGGTGCGCGAGCTGGGCCTGCCGTTCCGCGAGGCGCATCACGTCACCGGCGCGCTGGTGGCGCTGGCCGAGGCCAAGGGCTGCGACCTGCCCGAGCTGACGCTGGCCGAGATGCAGTCGGCCCATGCCGGGATCCGTCAGGACGTGTATTCGGTGCTGGGGGTTCACAACTCGGTCGCCAGCCGGCAAAGCTATGGCGGAACCGCGCCCGACCAGGTGCGCGCGCAGGTGGTGCGGTGGCGCGAACGGCTGGGAGAGGTGCAATGA
- a CDS encoding TIGR02302 family protein, translating to MTDPTTITAQVLARIARPLRLTRAGLAAERLARCFWPASTLLLAVAAAFAFGVQDHLPQGTLWGLAVALAAGLVVALALGLRRFRWPTQAEAMARLDASLPGHPLAALTDAQALGAGDAASAAVWRAHLQRMAARAAAAEAAAPDLRLASRDRFGLRYIALTGFVMALLFGAPGRVGEVATMAAGGAPAQAAAGPSWEGWVEPPAYTGRPSLYLNAIKVAALEVPEGSLFTFRFYGSAGAISLDETVSAGGAGTVVQAQEGPRSVEFAAVQTGTVGIDGPGGREFAVTVLPDAAPSVSFAGDIERKADGEMSQPFSARDDFQIARGRAEFVLDLEAVDRRFGLATEPEPREPHVLDLPLPISGNRAEFTELLIENASKHPWANLPVKLSLTVEDGLGQSGRSETRELSLPGRRFFDPLAAAVIEMRRDLLWSAQNAPRTLQVLRAVSHRPEGFFRNQRAYLMLRVAMRRLEGGIAAGPLDPALRDELAEALWDIAVLIEDGGLSDALARMERAQERLSEAMRNGASPAEIAELMDELRQATDAYIRQLAQQGEQQGDQMAQGEGQRITGDQLQALMDEIQRLMEEGRMAEAQELLEQLNRMMQNMRVTQGEGGEGDMPGGQAMQDLSKTLRDQQGLSDETFRDLQEQFNPGGRPGPGQEPGEGQQGEGRQGQEGQGSLADRQQALRDELERQLGGLPGQGTDSGDAARGALDRAGRAMDQAERALREGDTGSAIDRQAEAIEELREGLRSLGEVLAEQRGERRPGEPGPGEERRAQQGAGGDRDPLGRTIGQSGRSGSDENMLQGEDVYRRARDLLDEIRRRAGEQERPELELDYLRRLLDRF from the coding sequence ATGACCGATCCAACGACGATCACCGCGCAGGTCCTGGCGCGCATCGCCCGCCCGTTGCGGCTGACCCGCGCCGGACTCGCGGCAGAGCGGCTGGCGCGCTGCTTCTGGCCGGCCTCGACGCTGCTGCTGGCGGTGGCCGCGGCCTTTGCCTTCGGCGTGCAGGATCACCTGCCGCAGGGCACGCTGTGGGGGCTGGCGGTGGCCTTGGCGGCGGGGCTGGTGGTCGCGCTGGCGCTGGGGCTGCGGCGGTTCCGCTGGCCTACCCAAGCCGAGGCGATGGCGCGGCTGGATGCCTCCTTGCCGGGGCATCCGCTGGCGGCGCTGACCGACGCGCAGGCGCTTGGGGCCGGCGATGCCGCCTCGGCCGCGGTCTGGCGCGCGCATCTGCAGCGGATGGCGGCGCGGGCGGCGGCGGCCGAGGCGGCAGCGCCCGACCTGCGGCTGGCCTCGCGCGACCGGTTCGGGCTGCGCTACATTGCGCTGACCGGCTTCGTGATGGCGCTGCTCTTCGGCGCGCCGGGCCGGGTGGGCGAGGTGGCGACGATGGCCGCGGGGGGCGCGCCCGCGCAGGCCGCCGCCGGGCCAAGCTGGGAGGGCTGGGTGGAACCCCCGGCCTATACCGGGCGGCCGAGCCTCTACCTCAACGCGATCAAGGTTGCTGCGCTGGAGGTGCCCGAGGGCAGCCTGTTCACCTTCCGCTTCTACGGATCCGCCGGGGCGATCTCGCTGGACGAGACGGTTTCCGCGGGCGGGGCCGGGACCGTCGTGCAGGCCCAGGAAGGGCCGAGATCGGTCGAGTTTGCCGCGGTGCAGACCGGCACGGTCGGCATCGACGGGCCGGGCGGGCGGGAGTTTGCGGTGACGGTGTTGCCCGACGCGGCGCCAAGCGTGAGCTTTGCCGGCGATATCGAGCGCAAGGCCGATGGCGAGATGTCCCAGCCGTTCAGCGCGCGGGATGATTTCCAGATCGCCCGTGGCCGCGCCGAGTTCGTGCTGGACCTGGAGGCGGTGGATCGCCGCTTTGGCCTTGCCACCGAGCCTGAGCCGCGCGAGCCGCATGTGCTGGACCTGCCGCTGCCAATTTCCGGCAACCGGGCGGAATTTACCGAGCTGCTGATCGAGAACGCCTCCAAGCATCCTTGGGCGAACCTGCCGGTGAAGCTGTCGCTGACGGTGGAAGACGGTCTTGGCCAGAGCGGGCGATCCGAGACGCGCGAGCTGTCGTTGCCGGGGCGGCGGTTCTTCGACCCGCTGGCGGCGGCGGTGATCGAGATGCGGCGCGACCTGCTGTGGTCGGCGCAGAATGCGCCGCGCACGCTGCAGGTTCTGCGCGCCGTCAGCCATCGGCCCGAGGGGTTTTTCCGCAATCAGCGCGCCTATCTGATGCTGCGCGTGGCGATGCGGCGGCTGGAAGGCGGGATCGCCGCCGGCCCGCTGGACCCGGCCTTGCGCGATGAGCTGGCCGAGGCGCTGTGGGACATCGCGGTGCTGATCGAGGATGGCGGGCTGTCCGACGCGCTGGCGCGGATGGAGCGGGCGCAGGAACGGCTGTCGGAAGCCATGCGCAACGGCGCCTCGCCCGCGGAGATTGCCGAGCTGATGGACGAGCTGCGGCAGGCGACCGATGCCTATATCCGCCAGCTTGCCCAGCAGGGCGAGCAGCAGGGCGACCAGATGGCGCAGGGCGAGGGCCAGCGCATCACCGGCGACCAGTTGCAGGCGCTGATGGACGAGATCCAGCGGCTGATGGAAGAAGGCCGGATGGCCGAGGCGCAGGAGCTGCTGGAGCAGCTGAACCGCATGATGCAGAACATGCGCGTCACCCAGGGCGAGGGCGGCGAGGGCGACATGCCGGGCGGTCAGGCGATGCAGGACCTGTCCAAGACGCTGCGCGACCAGCAGGGCCTGTCGGACGAGACCTTCCGCGACCTGCAGGAGCAGTTCAACCCCGGGGGCCGGCCGGGGCCGGGCCAGGAACCGGGCGAAGGCCAGCAAGGCGAAGGCCGGCAAGGGCAAGAGGGCCAGGGAAGCCTCGCCGACCGTCAGCAGGCGCTGCGGGATGAGTTGGAGCGGCAGCTGGGCGGCCTGCCCGGGCAGGGCACCGACAGCGGCGATGCCGCCCGCGGCGCGCTGGACCGGGCAGGGCGCGCGATGGATCAGGCCGAACGCGCGCTGCGCGAGGGCGACACCGGCAGCGCCATCGACCGGCAGGCCGAGGCGATCGAGGAGTTGCGCGAGGGACTGCGCAGCCTGGGCGAGGTGCTGGCCGAGCAGCGCGGCGAGCGCCGGCCCGGGGAGCCGGGCCCCGGCGAAGAGCGGCGGGCGCAGCAGGGCGCGGGCGGCGACCGCGATCCGCTGGGACGCACCATCGGCCAGTCGGGGCGCAGCGGATCGGATGAGAACATGCTGCAGGGCGAGGATGTCTATCGCCGTGCCCGCGACCTTCTGGACGAGATCCGCCGCCGCGCCGGCGAGCAGGAGCGGCCTGAGCTGGAGCTGGACTATCTGCGGCGGCTGCTGGACCGGTTCTGA
- a CDS encoding DUF2834 domain-containing protein: MSLLRLTYLLLALAGAVLPMRHYLDWLRANGWSLGGMIDAWFVNAATTGMVWDLLIAAIALIVWALAETWVRRNWIALLALPATLCIGVSCGLPLYLFLRSGRVS, from the coding sequence ATGTCCTTGCTGCGTCTGACCTATCTGCTGCTGGCGCTGGCCGGTGCGGTGCTGCCGATGCGGCACTACCTGGACTGGCTGCGCGCGAATGGCTGGAGCCTTGGCGGCATGATCGACGCCTGGTTCGTGAATGCCGCCACCACCGGCATGGTCTGGGACCTGCTGATCGCCGCCATTGCCCTGATCGTCTGGGCGCTGGCGGAAACCTGGGTGCGGCGCAACTGGATCGCGCTGCTGGCGCTGCCGGCGACCCTCTGCATCGGGGTGTCCTGCGGCTTGCCGCTTTATCTTTTCCTGCGCAGCGGACGGGTGAGCTGA
- the lysA gene encoding diaminopimelate decarboxylase — MDHFLYRSGTLHAEDVPIPEIAAVVGTPFYVYSTATLERHYRLFTEALDPLPHLVCFAVKSNSNVAVLKVLGDLGAGMDVVSGGEYLRAKAAGVPGDRIVFSGVGKTREEMRLALEGGIRQFNVESEPELLALSEVAAGMGLRAPIALRVNPDVDARTHEKIATGKSENKFGIPIARAREVYALAAGLPGIEVCAVDVHIGSQLTDLEPFEQAYLKVADLTRALRADGHTIRRLDLGGGLGIPYTRSNEAPPLPAEYGALIKRTVGDLGCEIEIEPGRLISGNAGLLVSGVIYVKAGEGRDFLIVDAAMNDLVRPSMYGAHHDIVPVVEPAAGALAQPFDVVGPVCETGDTFAKARHLPALAAGDLVAFRSAGAYGAVMASEYNTRPLVPEVLVRGDHFAVIRARPTFDEILNRDTIPEWL; from the coding sequence ATGGACCATTTCCTGTATCGTTCCGGCACCCTGCATGCCGAGGATGTGCCGATCCCCGAGATCGCCGCCGTGGTGGGCACGCCGTTCTACGTCTATTCCACCGCCACGCTGGAACGGCATTACCGGCTCTTCACCGAGGCGCTGGACCCGCTGCCGCATCTGGTGTGCTTCGCGGTGAAGTCGAACAGCAATGTCGCGGTGCTGAAGGTCCTGGGCGATCTGGGCGCCGGGATGGATGTCGTCTCGGGCGGAGAATACCTGCGGGCGAAGGCGGCGGGGGTGCCGGGAGATCGGATCGTGTTCTCGGGCGTCGGGAAAACGCGCGAGGAGATGCGGCTGGCGCTGGAGGGCGGCATCCGGCAGTTCAACGTGGAATCCGAGCCCGAGCTGCTGGCGCTGTCCGAGGTGGCGGCCGGGATGGGGCTGCGCGCGCCGATCGCGCTGCGGGTGAACCCGGATGTGGATGCCAGGACGCATGAGAAGATCGCCACCGGGAAAAGCGAGAACAAGTTCGGCATCCCGATTGCCCGGGCGCGCGAGGTCTATGCGCTGGCGGCGGGGCTGCCGGGGATCGAGGTCTGCGCCGTCGATGTGCATATCGGCAGCCAGCTGACCGACCTTGAGCCGTTCGAGCAGGCCTATCTCAAGGTCGCGGACCTGACGCGGGCGCTGCGCGCCGATGGCCACACCATCCGGCGGCTGGATCTGGGCGGGGGGCTGGGGATTCCCTACACGCGGTCGAACGAGGCGCCGCCCTTGCCGGCGGAGTATGGCGCGCTCATCAAGCGGACGGTGGGGGACCTTGGCTGCGAGATCGAGATCGAGCCGGGCCGGCTGATTTCCGGCAATGCCGGGCTGCTGGTCTCGGGCGTGATCTATGTGAAGGCGGGCGAGGGGCGGGATTTCCTGATCGTCGATGCGGCGATGAACGATCTGGTGCGCCCGTCGATGTATGGCGCGCATCATGACATCGTGCCGGTGGTGGAGCCTGCGGCGGGCGCGCTCGCGCAGCCCTTCGACGTGGTGGGGCCGGTCTGCGAGACGGGCGATACCTTCGCCAAGGCGCGGCATCTGCCGGCGCTGGCGGCGGGGGATCTGGTCGCCTTCCGCTCGGCGGGGGCTTACGGTGCGGTGATGGCCAGCGAGTACAACACGCGGCCGCTGGTGCCCGAGGTTCTGGTCCGCGGGGATCACTTCGCCGTCATAAGGGCCCGCCCGACATTTGACGAAATCCTCAACCGCGATACCATCCCGGAATGGCTGTGA